From one Acetonema longum DSM 6540 genomic stretch:
- a CDS encoding ArnT family glycosyltransferase, which yields MGYPSFEQSYLLRKTSALLYGNCLVRINFWKNDCDDRQVTGGFFSQFVSWNPSLFYREKLGKTTGLLTGAILATTLNYSWLAMRLNLDLPLIFCTTLALLLLYEEFGRDRSTYRSYLAFLLMGLGSLIKSPIALLPMVIIIVYALVTKQWRKLKNIAWMKGFLVYCAVVGIWIVAAFDAAGYYYFKVTVLNKVLGYASGADGHPNPFYYYLITFPLEALPWTIFLIPTFHSLYKNRNQLPEMIKFSAIWLIATFVIFSAIGSKRGLYLLQLYPAFAILTAWYFEQHLTQKIKSMKGLRVPAASIGIILLVIGIFLLMKGDVLAGKAAVASLANKAAIDFVSFSLAGLAIIFGCIFGAALFHKDKRIIFGVVIAFAISLILVLKGVVMPAVNPLKSERYLAEELARQRTANQPVGLWGFENNDSGFIFYNGIYFDPVLDHVEEVYEFLKRPGEKLLVVASADRFYKTFGQTCPDDWLVKKYRVGSHDMLLIKASQYQ from the coding sequence TTGGGTTATCCCTCATTTGAACAATCATATTTATTACGAAAAACCTCCGCTCTACTTTATGGGAACTGCCTTGTTCGCATCAATTTCTGGAAAAATGACTGTGATGACCGTCAGGTTACCGGTGGTTTTTTTAGCCAGTTTGTTAGTTGGAATCCTAGCTTATTTTATCGGGAAAAATTAGGTAAAACAACCGGATTGCTAACAGGGGCGATTTTAGCAACTACTCTAAATTATAGTTGGTTGGCAATGCGATTGAATCTGGATTTACCTTTGATTTTTTGCACGACGCTCGCCCTGCTGCTTCTCTACGAAGAATTCGGGAGGGATCGATCTACCTACCGGTCTTATTTGGCATTTTTATTGATGGGATTAGGCTCATTGATTAAAAGCCCCATAGCTTTATTGCCGATGGTCATAATTATTGTTTATGCCCTGGTAACCAAACAGTGGCGTAAACTAAAGAATATTGCCTGGATGAAAGGTTTCCTGGTTTATTGCGCGGTAGTCGGTATTTGGATTGTAGCGGCGTTTGATGCTGCAGGGTATTATTATTTTAAGGTTACAGTATTGAATAAAGTTTTAGGCTATGCCAGCGGGGCGGATGGCCATCCTAATCCGTTTTACTATTATTTGATTACTTTTCCGCTGGAAGCGCTTCCTTGGACAATTTTCCTTATACCAACTTTTCACAGTTTATATAAAAACCGAAATCAACTGCCGGAAATGATAAAGTTCAGCGCAATCTGGCTGATCGCCACTTTTGTTATTTTTAGCGCGATCGGTTCCAAACGGGGGCTTTATCTACTCCAATTATATCCGGCTTTCGCGATTTTAACGGCATGGTACTTTGAACAGCATCTAACCCAAAAAATCAAGTCAATGAAGGGATTGAGAGTACCGGCAGCGAGTATTGGCATTATTTTATTGGTCATTGGCATATTTTTACTGATGAAAGGCGATGTCTTGGCGGGAAAGGCAGCGGTTGCCTCTTTAGCCAATAAAGCCGCCATCGATTTCGTCAGTTTTAGTCTGGCAGGGTTGGCTATTATTTTTGGTTGCATTTTTGGCGCCGCTTTGTTTCATAAAGACAAACGGATAATATTTGGAGTTGTAATCGCTTTTGCTATCAGCTTAATCCTGGTTTTAAAGGGTGTCGTGATGCCGGCTGTAAATCCGCTCAAGAGTGAACGGTATTTAGCGGAAGAATTAGCGCGTCAGAGGACAGCCAATCAGCCAGTGGGTTTATGGGGTTTTGAGAATAACGATAGCGGTTTTATTTTTTATAACGGAATCTACTTTGATCCCGTATTAGATCATGTTGAAGAAGTGTATGAATTCTTAAAGCGACCGGGGGAAAAACTATTGGTTGTTGCCAGTGCCGATAGATTTTATAAGACGTTTGGGCAAACTTGCCCTGACGATTGGTTGGTTAAAAAGTACCGCGTCGGAAGCCATGATATGCTATTAATCAAAGCCAGTCAATATCAATAA
- a CDS encoding lipid-A-disaccharide synthase N-terminal domain-containing protein: MFWLMIGFLGQAIFSLRFIVQWITSEKEKKSVVPVVFWYLSIAGSLILLIYAIERKDPVFIVGQSAGFLIYFRNLVLIKNTKTESK; encoded by the coding sequence ATGTTCTGGTTAATGATAGGGTTTTTAGGACAAGCCATATTTTCATTGCGTTTTATCGTCCAATGGATTACTTCCGAAAAAGAAAAGAAGAGTGTGGTCCCAGTGGTGTTTTGGTATTTAAGTATTGCGGGCAGTTTGATCTTATTAATTTATGCGATTGAGCGTAAGGATCCCGTTTTTATAGTGGGTCAATCAGCCGGTTTTTTAATTTACTTTCGAAATCTGGTGCTTATCAAAAATACAAAGACCGAAAGTAAATGA